The following DNA comes from Spirulina major PCC 6313.
TAAAAGGACATCCCCCGCCTTTTCGATGCTGTTGAGGTACATATATTTCGGCATTCCGGTCATGGCTAAGACATTATCCCGGAGTCCCAAGGCCACCACTTCACGGCGATCGATGTCTACCAAGAGATTTTTCACAACGCCAAGCTGACGGGCTGAATCGTTGGTGATGACTTTGGTATTGATAATTTCTGAGCGAATCCGAATAGTATCTGTGGTCATTGTGTTTTATTGTTCGAGCCTTGGACGTTGCGAAAACGGGCGGTGGGGGCTGAGTCTTCAATATTAAAGGTGCGCAGAACAGACACCCTTTAACCTTGATGCCCACGATAGTGATTCACAAAATAGTACCCAATTCCCAAAATAGTACCAGTATCTTCACAACTTAATGCCGAGAACCTGAGTGTATGCGCCTCTGGCTTGGGTCACGCCAATGGTGCGTTGGGAGGCTTCAATCATCGGACGGCGCAAACTGACGACAATAAATTGAGCCTCTTCGGCCTGCTTTTTGATCATTTTAGCCAATCGCTCCACATTTGCCCCGTCGAGGAACATATCCACCTCATCGAAAGCATAGAACGGTGAGGGGCGATAGCGTTGTAGGGCAAAGATGAAACTCAGGGCGGTGAGGGACTTTTCGCCCCCGGACATGGAACTGAGGCGTTGAACGGGTTTGCCTTTGGGATGGGCCACGAGGGTGAGTCCCCCGGCAAAGGGATCGCTATCATTTTCTAGTTTTAGATGGCCGTCGCCTTCGGAGAGGGTGGCGAAGATGGTTTGAAAGTTGGTATTGACTGCGTCGAAGGATTCCCGGAAGGCGCGGAGGCGGAGGGTGGTGAAGGTTTCGATCCGCAGTAGGAGTTCGGTGCGTTCGGCGGCGAGGGTGGCGAGTTTTTCGGAGAGTTCTGTGAGGCGGGTTTGGGTGCGTTCATGTTCGTCGAGGGCGAGCATGTTGACGGGTTCCATGGCTTCGAGGCGACGCTGGGCGGTTTGGATTTGCCCTTGGAGGTGGGTGAGTTGTTCGGTGTAGGTGGAAAAGCTAAGGGGGCGATCGCGCTTCGGTTTCTCGTCTTCGAGTTCGACGCTGATTAGGTCGGGGACGACGGGGAGGGGATTGGGGAGGCGGTCTTCGTGGTCGGTGACTTGGTGGTAGAGGTGCGCGATCGCATTTTTCCGTTCCTGTTGGGTGCTGTGGAGTTTGTCCCGTTCCCAGGTGTGGCTTTGGTGCTGTTGTTGGAGGCGATTGAGGTGGGTGGCGGCGCGATCGCGCTCCGTTTTTGCGGTGCCGAGGCGGGCGGTGAGTTGGGCGAGGGTGGCTTCGGTGATCTGGAGGGTTTGGGCGAGTTCACTGTGGCGATCGTTCAGCGTGGCCAGGGTTTGGCGATAGTTGTGTTGCTGCTGTTGTTCGGTGGTTCGTTGGGTTTCAGCGGTTTCAATCCGTTCTTGGAGGCGGAGAATCTGGGTTTCAAGCTGGGTGCGCTCGGCTTCGGCATCCCGTAACACCGTCTGCTGTTCTGTGAGGTGTTGCTCTTGGCTGTGAATCGCCTGCTGGATCGCCTGCCACTCGCTGGAGGCTTGGCCAGTTTCGAGGGCGGCCAGTTGGGTTTCGAGGGTGTGGAGTTCGGCTTCCGTGGGGGGAATGGTTTGGGTGAGATGATCGAGGCGAGTTTGGACTTCGGCTTGGGCGGCGGTGGTTTGGGTGATCTGGGTGCAGAGGTGATCAAGGCTGGTTTGGAGGCGATCGCGCTCTTTTTGATCCTGTTGGGCGCGGAGGCTTTCGGTGGCGAAGGTTTGGCGGCAATCGCTGAGGGTTTGGCTGAGGTGAGCGAGGCGATCGCGCTTTTGGGCCAAGGTTTGCTCACAGGTAGCGAGAACGGTGTCAATTTCCGCCAGGCGATCGCGCAACTGCTGCAACTCCGCCGATTCCCCCGCCGCCGCCGTGCCAAAATGCAACGTCGAACGCCCGGAACGACTCCCCCCGGACAGCGCCCCGCTGGTTTCGAGCAACTCCCCCTCTAGGGTGATGATCCGACTTTTGCCAAGGAGCGATCGCGCCGTTGCCAAATCTTCAAACACCGCCGTTGAACCAAACACATAGGCAAAAATCGGCCGATAACGCGGCTCACAGTCCACCAACTTCACCGCATAGTCCACAAACCCCCGCGCCTGCCGGAGTTGCCCCACCGACTGCATCCCCGGCGCTCGAATCGTATTCAACGGCAAAAACGTCGCCCGCCCCGCCCGCTCCCGTTTCAGCAGTTCAATCCCCTGGGCCGCCACCCGGTCATCTTCCACAACAATTTGCCCCAACCGTCCCCCCGCTGCCGTCTCCAACGCCACCTGATAGGGCTTTTCCACCTGGCCCAATTGCGCCACCAAGCCACAGACCCCCGGCAATTTCGCATTGAGAATCACCTGTGTGGCATGGGTTCCCTGGGCTTCCTGTTGGGCGTGGGTGCGGGCTTCGAGGCGATCCAGTTGCCGTTGGCGATCGCGCTGCTCCGTCACTAATCGGGTTTGCGTGTCTTGGGTCAGTTTTAATTCCGCGTCCGTTTGGGCATAGATTGCCGCCACGTCTTGAATCCGCCTTTCCAATTGCCCTAAGTCCTCCGCCGTTGCCGGGGCTTGGTTGGCCAATTCGGTGGTTAATTGCTCAACCTGGGCGGTCTGTTCCTGGTGGGTCTGTTGCAACCGGGCGAGGCGTT
Coding sequences within:
- the smc gene encoding chromosome segregation protein SMC; the encoded protein is MVHIKRVELSHFKSFGGTIAIPFLDGFTVVSGPNGSGKSNILDALLFCLGLASSKGMRAERLPDLVNHKQQTTKGTSEVSVSVTFDLSDWHDADWFGEAASEAEKAEDAAARGELTAEWTVTRRLRVTKSGGYTSTYFINGEPATATDLHEQLRRLRIYSEGYNVVLQGDVTRIITMNGRERREIIDELAGVAEFDRKIGQVRSTLDEVREQEDRFRLIEQELRRSLDRLAADRIKAEKYQALREQIHLWQQWEIVLQWKALQQQIEQAERHYQAGEATLSQLAERLTQLATELDKAQGDCDRLNAVVKDLGEDQQIAVNSELTKQRLQLEQLQQQAQDTETAIATSHHTQERLRLEIVKLQQRLTDLTQTQHHLDTITLVQHRQTVIQAQNHLNQLRDQAQGVAAASEAWVQEQTALTKQISSLQQTLNPQRTEQAQLQERLARLQQTHQEQTAQVEQLTTELANQAPATAEDLGQLERRIQDVAAIYAQTDAELKLTQDTQTRLVTEQRDRQRQLDRLEARTHAQQEAQGTHATQVILNAKLPGVCGLVAQLGQVEKPYQVALETAAGGRLGQIVVEDDRVAAQGIELLKRERAGRATFLPLNTIRAPGMQSVGQLRQARGFVDYAVKLVDCEPRYRPIFAYVFGSTAVFEDLATARSLLGKSRIITLEGELLETSGALSGGSRSGRSTLHFGTAAAGESAELQQLRDRLAEIDTVLATCEQTLAQKRDRLAHLSQTLSDCRQTFATESLRAQQDQKERDRLQTSLDHLCTQITQTTAAQAEVQTRLDHLTQTIPPTEAELHTLETQLAALETGQASSEWQAIQQAIHSQEQHLTEQQTVLRDAEAERTQLETQILRLQERIETAETQRTTEQQQQHNYRQTLATLNDRHSELAQTLQITEATLAQLTARLGTAKTERDRAATHLNRLQQQHQSHTWERDKLHSTQQERKNAIAHLYHQVTDHEDRLPNPLPVVPDLISVELEDEKPKRDRPLSFSTYTEQLTHLQGQIQTAQRRLEAMEPVNMLALDEHERTQTRLTELSEKLATLAAERTELLLRIETFTTLRLRAFRESFDAVNTNFQTIFATLSEGDGHLKLENDSDPFAGGLTLVAHPKGKPVQRLSSMSGGEKSLTALSFIFALQRYRPSPFYAFDEVDMFLDGANVERLAKMIKKQAEEAQFIVVSLRRPMIEASQRTIGVTQARGAYTQVLGIKL